Proteins from one Rhineura floridana isolate rRhiFlo1 chromosome 16, rRhiFlo1.hap2, whole genome shotgun sequence genomic window:
- the LOC133371433 gene encoding growth hormone secretagogue receptor type 1-like, whose translation MASFSLNSSIGNDTENDEEPSFSLFDISVLVPVTIICILLFFLGIAGNVTIILIFKRYKEMQTTVNMYLSSMALSDSLIFLGLPSDLYRIWKYKPYIFGNFLCKFIFYLNESCTYCSILHITTLSIERYFAICFPLKAKATITKSRVRGIILLIWFCSLVTAIPILFLFGVEHRNGSLPEETNECKCIEEAARSGLLKAMAWLSTLYFFLPVSCLVFLYGLICRKLWGTAQKLEGQHATTRERYHRHTVKMLAVVVLAFVLCWLPLHVGRILFVQGSTDLYDISQYFNLVSMLLFYFGAFVNPILYNVMSQKYRKAMCKFLNYSQAWQPRHFSRSNKTSVEGVEISSFL comes from the exons ATGGCTTCTTTTTCATTGAACAGTTCCATTGGAAATGATACAGAGAATGATGAAGAACCTTCTTTTTCCTTATTTGACATTTCAGTCTTGGTGCCAGTGACGATCATTTGCATCCTCTTGTTCTTCTTGGGCATCGCTGGGAATGTGACCATTATATTAATTTTTAAGAGATACAAGGAAATGCAGACAACAGTTAATATGTATTTATCCAGCATGGCTTTGTCCGACAGTCTGATCTTCCTTGGCCTGCCTTCTGATTTGTACAGAATTTGGAAATACAAGCCCTATATCTTTGGCAATTTTCTCTGCAAATTTATCTTCTACCTCAACGAAAGCTGCACTTACTGCAGCATCCTCCACATAACCACATTGAGCATTGAGAGATATTTTGCCATCTGCTTCCCTTTGAAAGCCAAAGCAACCATCACGAAAAGCCGGGTCAGAGGCATTATCCTTCTAATATGGTTCTGCTCATTGGTGACCGCCATCCCAATCCTGTTTCTCTTTGGCGTAGAACACCGCAATGGGAGCCTCCCGGAGGAAACCAATGAATGCAAATGCATCGAAGAAGCTGCCCGTTCGGGACTGCTGAAAGCGATGGCGTGGCTTTCCACCCTGTACTTTTTCCTACCTGTATCTTGCTTAGTCTTCCTCTACGGGCTGATATGTCGAAAGCTCTGGGGAACTGCACAGAAACTGGAAGGGCAGCATGCCACAACGAGGGAGAGGTACCACCGACACACTGTCAAAATGCTCG CAGTGGTAGTCCTGGCCTTTGTGCTGTGCTGGCTTCCCTTACACGTCGGCCGGATCCTCTTTGTCCAAGGAAGCACCGACCTCTATGACATCAGCCAATACTTCAACCTCGTCTCGATGCTGCTCTTTTACTTCGGAGCCTTTGTAAACCCAATCCTTTACAACGTCATGTCACAAAAGTACAGGAAAGCCATGTGCAAGTTTCTGAACTATAGCCAGGCTTGGCAGCCGAGGCACTTCAGCAGGAGCAACAAGACTTCTGTCGAAGGCGTGGAAATCAGTTCTTTCCTGTGA